In Falco biarmicus isolate bFalBia1 chromosome 5, bFalBia1.pri, whole genome shotgun sequence, a single genomic region encodes these proteins:
- the ARMC10 gene encoding armadillo repeat-containing protein 10 isoform X1: MGERAALRVAAAVLGAGACYCLWRLAAGGRRGQRAAAGAARGPPSDNSPLASTHTMDADALQKLIHLLQATDDPLIQEQALITLSNSAAFSVNQDIIRNLDGLSIIGRMLSDCVPKVKEKALNALNNLSMNIKNQEEIQVYITQVCRSIESAPLNSELQLAGLRLLTNMSVTSDYHHKMINSIPCFLHLLSEGTERTQIQVLKVLVNLSANPAMTRHLLRAQVPSLLLLFGNCTHRDILLRALAFAANLKKNVNNEDGTMIQDQYSEDSIFFILCRDSAPFTQKLASLLHHPDTEVKEQVVRLLTQ; encoded by the exons aTGGGCGAGCGGGCGGCCCTGAGGGTGGCGGCCGCCGTGCTGGGGGCGGGCGCCTGCTACTGCCTCTGGCggctggcggcgggcggccggcggggacagcgggctgcggccggggccgcccggggCCCGCCGTCAG ACAACAGTCCTCTAGCATCAACCCATACCATGGATGCGGATGCTTTACAGAAACTTATTCATTTGCTCCAGGCCACAGATGATCCATTAATTCAAGAGCAAGCTTTAATTACTCTCAGCAACAGTGCTGCCTTCTCTGTAAATCAA gATATAATCCGAAATTTGGATGGCCTTTCTATTATTGGAAGGATGCTTTCAGATTGTGTTCccaaagttaaagaaaaagcattaaatgCACTTAATAATTTGAGtatgaatattaaaaatcagGAAGAGATACAG gTATACATAACACAAGTTTGTAGGAGCATTGAGTCAGCTCCCCTGAACTCTGAACTGCAGCTAGCTGGACTCAGATTGTTGACAAATATGTCTGTTACCAGTGACTACCATCATAAGATGATAAACTCAATTCCATGctttcttcatttgctttcaGAAGGAACTGAAAGGACACAG ATTCAAGTTTTGAAAGTACTTGTGAACTTATCTGCAAACCCAGCCATGACAAGACATCTTCTCAGAGCTCAA GTGCCATCATTGCTGTTACTTTTTGGCAATTGTACACACAGAGATATTCTGCTTAGAGCCCTGGCATTTGCAGCAAACTTGAAAAAGAACGTGAACAATGAAGATGGCACCATGATTCAGGACCAGTACAGTGAAGATTCAATTTTCTTCATACTCTGCAGGGACTCTGCCCCATTCACTCAGAAACTGGCATCTTTGTTGCATCACCCTGATACAGAAGTGAAAGAGCAAGTTGTGAGATTATTAACACagtag